Within Oncorhynchus gorbuscha isolate QuinsamMale2020 ecotype Even-year unplaced genomic scaffold, OgorEven_v1.0 Un_scaffold_2579, whole genome shotgun sequence, the genomic segment tccttgtccactactggtccactccctctctccccctcccctcttgtaaccattctccctgcctagtgtccttgtccgctactggtccactccctctctccccctccccctcttgtaaccattctccctgcctagtgtccttgtccgctactggtccactccctctctccccccccctcttgtaaccattctccctgcctagtgtccttgtccactactggtccactccctctctccccctccccctcccccctcttgtaaccattctccctgcctagtgtccttgtccactactggtccactccctctctcccctccccctcttgtaaccattctccctgcctagtgtccttgtccgctactggtccactccctctctccccctccccccttgtaaccattctccctgcctagtgtccttgtccactactggtccactccctcccccctccctctccccctcccctccccctcttgtaaccattctccctgcctagtgtccttgtccactactggtccactccctctctgacCATAGAGTCGGaccactacacaaacacacagtccatCTAACCAGCATGACTCCCTTAGCCCCGGTTCTGAAAATAACCATGTCCTCTGATAGGCTGAGAGCAGTGACCGTGGTTCACTCCTCAACTGACCGTATGGTCCGACCATAACACAACCATGTGGTCCTCTTCATAACCAGGTTGACTCCCTGGCTGTGTCTTTTGATAGGCTGAGAGCAGTGACCGTGGTTCACTCCTCAACTGACCGTATGGTCCGACCATAACACAACCATGTGGTCCTCTTCATAACCAGGTTGACTCCTGGCTGTGtcttctgataggctgagagCAGTGACCGTGGTTCACTCCTCAACTGACCATACGGTCCGACCATAACACAACCATGTGGTCCTCTTCATAACCAGGTTGACTCCTGGCTGTGtcttctgataggctgagagCAGTGACCGTGGTTCACTCCTCAACTGACCGTATGGGCCGACCATAACACAACCATGTGGTCCTCTTCATAACCAGGTTGACTCCCTGGCTGTGtcttctgataggctgagagCAGTGACCGTGGTTCACTCCTCAACTGACCATACGGTCCGACCATAACACAACCATGTGGTCCTCTTTATAACCAGGTTGACTCCCTGGCTGTGtcttctgataggctgagagCAGTGACCGTGGTTCACTCCTCAACTGACCATACGGTCCGACCATAACACAACCATGTGGTCCTCTTTATAACCAGGTTGACTCCCTGGATGTGtcttctgataggctgagagCAGTGACCGTGGTTCACTCCTCAACTGACCATACGGTCCGACCATAACACAACCATGTGGTCCTCTTCATAACCAGGTTGACTCCCTGGCTGTGtcttctgataggctgagagCAGTGACTGTGAGAACACTGTGACTACAGCTGAAACATGAATGAAACATAAACCCCTCCAACGTCAGGCTACTCCTCTCTGAGGGCACCCCAAATGGCACACTGTTCCCTTTGACCAGGGTCCTATGGgataccctatgggccctggtcaaaagtagtgcactataaagggaacagtgTGCCATTTTGGATCCAGCCTCTGGTTAATGCATACGGACAGGGTACAGTTAATGTGGGAAACGTCCCTCTTCATCTGGTGTAAACCAGTCTGACTCCTGGGCAGGGAACATAGACACCCACAACACTTCAAATGTTTCTTCAGGTTTCATCATGAATGTCCTGAGttcttgttgtttttcacttACATTGCTGGAACAACTGTACATGCTTTCCTCCTGTAGATCTTTGtgtcttctcctcctttctcctcctttctcctcttccccatccctcatctcctcctttctcctcctttctcctctccctctcctcctttctcctcctttctcctcttccccaccctcctctcctcctttctcctcttccccatcctcctctcctcctttctcctcctttctcctctcctcctttctcctcctttctcctcttcccccatcctcctctcctcctttctcctcctttctcctctccctctcctccagcctccctcctcctttctcctctcgtccagcctcctctcctcctttctcctctcctccagcctcctctctcctctttctcctctcctcctttctcctcttccccatcctcctctcccccatcctcctctcctcctttccctcttccccatcctcctctcctctcccccatcctcctctcctctcctcctttctcctcttccccatcctcctctcctctcccccatcctcctctcctctcccccatcctcctctcctctcctcctttctcctcttccccatcctcctctcctcctctctcctcttccccatcctcctcttccccattctcctctcctctcctcctttctcctcttccccatcctcctctcctcctctctcccttccccatcctcctcttcaccattctcctctcctcctttctcctcttccccatcctcctctcctcctctcctcctcctctcctctcctcctttctcctcttccccatcctcctctcccccatcctcctctcctcctttctcctcttccccatcctcctctcctcctttctcctcttccccatcctcctctcctctcctctgggtgGGGTTGTAGTTGTTGGTGGGGTTGTGGGTGGGAATGTAGTTGTTGGTGGGGTTGCTGCTGTGGGTGGGATTGGGGTTGTAGTtgtgggtggggttggggttgtggTTGTGGGTGGGGTTGTAGTTGTTGGTGGGGTTGCTGTTGTGGGTCGGGTTGTGGCTGTTGTTCGGGTTGTTGGTGGGGTTGTAGTTATGGGTGGGGTTGTAGTTATGGGTGGGGTTGTAGTTGTGGTGGGGTGTAGTTGTTGGTGGGGTGTAGTTGATGGAGTTGTAGTTGTTGGTAGAGTTGGGGTAGTTGGTAGGTGGGGTTGTGTTTGTGGTTGTAGTTGTGGGTGGGGTTGGTGGGGTTGTAGTTGTGGGTGGGGTTGTGGTAGTTGGTAGGGTTGTGGATGGGGTTGTAGTTGTGGGTGGGGTTGTGGTTGTTGGTAGGATTGTAGTTGTGGGTGGGGTGTAGTTGTGGGTGGGGTTGTAGTTGGTGGGGTGTAGTAGTTGGTGGGGTGTAGTTGTTGGTGGGGTTGCGATTGTGGGTTGCGTGTTTGTTGGTggggttgttgtggttgtgggtgGGGTTATAGTTGTTGGTGGGGTGTAGTTGTAGGTGGGGTGTGGTTGTTGGTGGGGTTATAGTTGTTGGTGGTGTTATAGTTGTTGGGGTTGttggtggggttggggttgttGGTGGGGTTGTGGTTGTGGGTGGGGTTGTGGGTGGGGGTGTGGTTGTGGGTGGGGTTGTGGGTGGGTGTGGTTGTTTGTGGGGTTAAAGTTGTTGGTGGGGTGTGGTTGTGGGTGGGGTTATAGTTGTTGGTGTTGTTATAGTTGTGGGTGGGGTGTGGTTGTGGGTGGGGTTATAGTTGTTGGTGTTGTTATAGTTGTGGGTGGGGTGTGGTTGTGGGTGGGGTTATAGTTGTTGGTGTTGTTATAGTTGTTTGTGGGGTGTAGTTGTTGGTGTTGTTATAGTTGTTTGTGGGGTGTAGTTGTTGGTGGGGTGTAGTTGTTTGTGGGTGTAGTTGTTGGTGTTGTTATAGTTGTTTGTGGGGTGTAGTTGTTGGTGGGGTGTGGTTGTTTGTGGGGTTATAGTTGTTGGTGTTGTTATAGTTGTGGGTGGGGTGTGGTTGTGGGTGGGGTTGTTGGTGGGGTGTGGTTGTTTGTGGGGTTAAAGTTGTTGGTGGGGTTATAGTTGTTAGTGGGGTGTAGTTGTTGGTGGGGTGTAGTTGTTGGTGGGGTAGGGGTTGTGGGTGGGGTGTAGTTGTTGGTGGGGCTGGGGTTGTGGGAGGGGTGTAGATGTTGTTTGGGTTGGGGTTGTGGGTGGGGTGTAGATGttgttggggttggggttgtggGTGGGGTGTAGATGTTCTTGGGGTTGGGGTTGTGGGTGGGGTGTAGATGttggtggggttggggttgtgggtggggtgtagatgttggtggggttggggttgtggGTGGGGTGTAGATGTTGCCTtgcctgtatgttgttagtgggGGTTGGTTGAGATGATGGCAGATTGATTTTTGATAACATGCCAACAATGCTCTTTAGTCAACGATGTGTGTCAGTGAGATGCGAGTCAGCGTCTCTATCtgaccccccttctctctccctctttctctctctctctctccctctctctctctctcctctctcctctccccctctttctctctctctccccctctttctctctctctctccctctttcactctctcccccctctttctctctctccccctttctctctctcccctctctccctttctctctcccccctctttctctctccctctctccctcaccctcttctctcccttttctctctccccccccctcattcgctctctctccctccccctctttctctgtctctccctctccctccccctctttctctgtctctctctctctccccctctctccctctttctctctttcttgctgttccctctctccccctctctccccctcgctccatTTCCCTCCGACAACTTGCTGTTTGCTCCCTCTTGTTTATACCACCTgatatcccctcctctctgtcctctatctctccatccctctctgtcctctatctctcctcccctctctgtcctctatctctcctcccctctctgtcctctatctctcctcccctctctgtcctctatctctccttccctctctgtcctttatctctccttcctctctgtcctctatctctcctcccctcctctgtcctctatctctccttccctctctgtcctctatctctccttccctctctgtcctctatctctccttccctctctgtcctctatctctcctccctctctgtcctctatctctcctcccctctctgtcctctatctctcctcccctctctgtcgtctatctctccttccctctctgtcctctatctctccttccctctctgtcctctatctctccttcccctctctgtcgtctatctctccttcccctctctgtcctctatctctccttccctctctgtcctccatctctccttccctctctgtcctctatctctccttccctctctgtcctctatctctccttccctctctgtccctctatctctccttcccccactctgccctctatctccccttccctctctgtctcccatccccttctccctccttatctctcatatgctcctcccctctcttttccctcctctacctcttttCCTTAACTATATATGTCTTCTTCTTTCTCTAGACTGGCAGATCGCCACCCTGTCCTTGTTGCTAGGCGGAGCTGCTCTGGTCCTGCTCTCCTTCCTGGTGGTCCTGGTGTCAGTGTGTATCGGCTCTCGGAGACGCTTCAACAGACCTGTCGCTGTCATGCTGTTCGCTgcaggtgaacacacacacacacacacacacacacacacacacacacacacacacacacacacacacacacacacaacacacacacacacacacacacacacacacacacacacacacacacacacacacacacacacacacacacacacacacacacacacacaattatttgTCTCTGTCTTCTCATATCATATTCCTTGTTAGACAGTTAATTCATGCGTAATATGCATATATCTCTACCTCTTCAATATACAGTATGAGATGtcctctgtttccctctgctCCAGTGGTGTTGCAGGGCTGCAGTCTGGTCCTCTACCCCATCAAGTTCACGGAGACCATCAGCATGAGCATATACCACGAGTTCAACTGGGGTTACGGCCTGGCCTGGGGGCGCTACCATTTTCTCCTTCGGTGGGGGGGGATCCTCCACTGCCTCAACCCTAAGAACTATGAAGACTACTACTGACCCTGCTGGACTGTACCACTGTACTCCCCCCCCGGTAGTCGCAGGCTGTCAAACATATCCTATACTGTATAATGCTAATGCTCgctagagagacaggtagacacagagagatgcacacacacacacacgtcagcatACAGTATTTCCTGTGAAGCAGGCAGAGGCTCAGTGCTGGGGTGGATGGATGATTTCACAGTACCTGTACCCTGCTCTGTACTCCCTCTTCAGTCAGAGACTAACAGATAACagactgaccaatcagatcaCTCTATCTGTCCTCAAACCCTGGGACAAGGACTCACTGAAGCACTGTTACCAACCAAGTATTACTTACAAGGCCTTAGGGATAAGGATGAGGCTAAACTCGACAAACCCAGGAGGAAAATCTGGTGCCAGCTACCATTTGTGTTACGtagtctgtccacgagagattagGATGAGTCTGACTGGAAAACAGACTTGTCTTCTCACTggtaggtagagacagactgggatgaccaacactggtaggtagagacagactgagatgaccaacactggtaggtagagacagactgggatgaccaacactggtaggtagagacagactgggatgaccaacactggtaggtagagacagactgggatgaccaacactggtaggtagagacagactgggatgaccaacactggtaggtagagacagactgggatgaccaacactggttggtagagacagactgggatgaccaacactggtTGCTTGGCATGTGAAGGCGATGAAGAGATCCAGTGACTCACAGGACACCAATGCCACTACAGTATATCTCCATGGAAGTATGAACCCCCATAGCTAGCTACAGTTgggctcaattccatttcaattccagtcaattcaggaagtacaatTCCAATTCCCTCCAATACTTTTCAATGAGGAATGGagttggtttactttctgaaatgattggaatttaaatggaattgaccccaatcctGGTAAAGAGGAGGTTTGGTACATCCCAATACTCCAAAACAGGGGTTTCCTTCCTGTCTTCACAGCCAGTGAagagcacagagacagacagggagccgTTGAAGCCCGTTTAGGACACAGCCCAGTAATGTGGTACTGGTCTGTAGCttatctggtctgtctcatcacaGCTTTGTCAGGTTTTTGCAGCGATGTAGAATGTTCCGTGGTCTATAAgaggagacagacaaagagagagaaagagagagacaggcagagagagagacaggcagagagagacagacagagagagagagagagacagatggagagagagagacagacagagagagagagacagagagagagagacagagagagggagacagagagagagagacagagagagagagagagagagagagagagagagagagagagagagagagagagagagagagagagagagagagagagagagagagagagagagagagagagagagagcttttagTTTATGTCTGGGAACACATTTACTTGTCCAACAATAATCCAATGAAATGTAACCACACAAATCAAATAtgattattttaatggacatccTACAGTAGATTGAGGGGTACATTGTTGAATGATGTTCGTGGAGATGTTGACGAGATGTGTGAGTAGAttggagggagtgagtgaggagggagagagggggaggacagagagagagagacagagagagagagagagagagacagagagagagagagacagagagacagagagagaggagagagacagcagagatgcCGGTAGAGATATGTATCAGTATTCATCTCATTGTAAATTAACACAATAAAGGCAGTAAAAtaacctgtctcttcctctcattAGATTACAGGAGGGGCTAATCAggggtgggcaaactttttggcTTGAGGGCCACATCGGGATTTTTGGGCTCGAGGGACACATTTTTGGGGGATCAATTGTTTGTTAAAGTCAATTTGCGGTGGGGCTCCGAGAGGCGCAGCGGTCTACATacctgggttcaatcccaggctgtgtcacagctggccgtGACTGGGACACCCATGAAGCGGGGCACACTAGTCtcagtgttgtccgggtttggggagggtttggcagacCAAGATGTCCTTGTCCCACCGCGCTCTAGCGACCCCTGTGGGCAGGCCGCGcgtgcacgctgacatggtcgccaggtgtacggtgtttccaccaacacattggtgcggctggcttccgggttaagagacgcattgtgtcaagaagcagtgcggcttggttgggttgtgtatcggaggacgcatgactttcaaccttcgtctcccGAGCcgtgggagttgtagcgatgggacaagatagtagctactaaaacaattggacaccacgaatttggggagaaaaaggggtaaaattcaaataaaatgaataaataaataaaaaagaagcagtgcggcttggctgggt encodes:
- the LOC124026092 gene encoding transmembrane protein 47-like, producing the protein LDWQIATLSLLLGGAALVLLSFLVVLVSVCIGSRRRFNRPVAVMLFAAVVLQGCSLVLYPIKFTETISMSIYHEFNWGYGLAWGRYHFLLRWGGILHCLNPKNYEDYY